The following are from one region of the Candidatus Aenigmatarchaeota archaeon genome:
- the leuS gene encoding leucine--tRNA ligase, whose protein sequence is MDFIAKDINLGKIEEKWKKKWIDDKVFQTTPDDRNKYFCNAAFPYVNAPLHLGHGFTYTRIDVMARFKRMRGFNVLYPFGFHATGEPIVGVAARLEKGDEKQKKILLDSGIPEKDINKFKDPRYIVSFWKKRIKEDMDDLGLSIDWSRAFTTIDPEFNKFISWQYRLLRKKGYVVQGTHPVIWCDHCKSPTGDHDRLKGEGEGPIDFTILKFKFEDKYICAATLRPETIFGQTNIWVDPEIEYRVALINDKEKWIVSEECLKKLKDQGKKVKDLGKLKGKDMIGKYCTIPMLERDVIILPSKFCDPNIGTGIVMSVPSHAPYDWQALEDLKKNPKELQKYGLKSSEISKIEPVSIIKVEGFGDHPAKEICEQLGVESQDDIEKLEKATSIIYKKEYHTGVMRDNCGEYSGLRVEVVKDDIKRELIKRGFGEEMWEPSGEVICRCGNRCYVKILENQWFLRFSDERWKQRARECLRMMKIYPEEGRKNFESTIDWLKDKACARRSGLGTKLPWDEEWIIETLSDSVIYMAYYTISNHINENKIKSEQLTDELFDYIFLGKGKVDEIAKSTKLDKKLIEEMKREFEYWYGFDLRGSAKELIPNHLTFCLFHHVAVWDDQEKWPKGMTVNGMLNVEGEKMSKSKGNFIILKDAIKKYGADTVRITLMDCGEGMNDINWTDNDAMAWKNKLSIISNMVEKNYNKGEVRIENSMDLWLISRLNLNIKKVTDELEEAKNRSATTIIHQMISDFNWYLRRVENGKIDTVNYYLECMLKILSIFSPFICEELWSRIGKKTIISKEKWPTYYESKINKEVIQLEEYFMKLVDDVKEVVKLSGKNEKLFIYVVSEKELNHLKNGKKFLKDEFGFKEVEVYMISDSKKYDPEGKSKRAKFGKPGIYVE, encoded by the coding sequence GTGGATTTTATTGCTAAAGACATCAACCTTGGAAAAATTGAAGAGAAATGGAAGAAAAAATGGATAGATGATAAAGTATTTCAGACAACCCCGGATGATAGAAATAAATATTTCTGCAATGCGGCCTTTCCGTATGTGAATGCTCCTTTACATCTTGGGCATGGATTTACATACACAAGAATAGATGTGATGGCTCGATTCAAGAGAATGAGAGGGTTCAATGTCCTTTATCCTTTTGGTTTTCATGCAACTGGAGAGCCAATAGTTGGAGTTGCGGCCAGACTTGAAAAGGGAGATGAAAAACAAAAGAAAATACTTCTTGACTCAGGTATTCCCGAGAAAGATATAAACAAGTTCAAGGATCCTAGATATATTGTAAGTTTTTGGAAAAAGAGGATAAAGGAGGATATGGATGATCTTGGTTTGTCGATAGATTGGAGCAGGGCATTTACAACCATTGATCCTGAGTTCAATAAATTCATATCTTGGCAATATAGATTGCTTAGAAAAAAAGGTTATGTGGTTCAAGGCACTCATCCAGTTATATGGTGTGACCACTGTAAAAGTCCAACCGGCGATCATGACAGATTGAAAGGCGAGGGGGAAGGTCCAATAGATTTCACAATTTTAAAATTCAAGTTTGAAGATAAGTATATATGCGCAGCAACGCTGAGACCTGAAACAATTTTCGGTCAAACTAACATCTGGGTCGATCCTGAAATTGAATATAGAGTTGCCCTTATAAATGATAAGGAAAAATGGATTGTAAGTGAAGAATGTCTAAAGAAATTGAAAGATCAAGGAAAGAAAGTTAAGGATCTGGGTAAATTAAAAGGAAAAGATATGATAGGAAAGTATTGTACAATTCCTATGTTAGAAAGAGATGTGATTATATTACCATCAAAATTCTGTGATCCAAACATAGGAACTGGAATAGTGATGAGTGTACCTTCCCATGCACCTTATGACTGGCAGGCACTTGAAGACTTAAAGAAAAATCCCAAAGAGTTGCAAAAATACGGATTAAAATCAAGTGAAATTTCAAAAATAGAACCAGTATCTATAATAAAAGTTGAAGGTTTTGGTGATCATCCTGCCAAAGAAATATGCGAACAGTTAGGTGTTGAAAGCCAAGATGATATAGAAAAACTGGAAAAAGCGACAAGTATAATCTACAAGAAGGAATACCATACAGGTGTGATGAGAGACAATTGTGGAGAATATAGCGGTTTAAGGGTGGAAGTTGTCAAGGATGATATAAAAAGGGAATTGATTAAAAGAGGTTTTGGTGAAGAGATGTGGGAACCAAGCGGTGAAGTAATATGCAGATGTGGAAATAGGTGTTATGTGAAGATACTTGAGAACCAATGGTTCCTAAGATTTTCTGATGAGAGATGGAAACAAAGGGCAAGAGAATGTTTAAGGATGATGAAGATTTACCCAGAAGAAGGAAGGAAGAATTTTGAATCAACAATAGATTGGTTAAAAGACAAAGCATGCGCTAGAAGATCTGGTCTCGGAACAAAATTGCCATGGGACGAAGAATGGATTATAGAAACTTTAAGTGATTCTGTAATATATATGGCTTATTACACCATATCAAATCATATAAATGAAAACAAAATCAAATCAGAACAACTAACTGATGAGTTATTTGATTACATATTTTTAGGAAAAGGAAAGGTAGATGAGATAGCCAAATCAACCAAGTTAGATAAAAAACTAATAGAAGAGATGAAAAGAGAATTTGAGTATTGGTATGGATTTGATCTCAGAGGATCAGCCAAGGAGCTTATACCAAATCATCTGACCTTTTGTCTATTCCATCATGTAGCAGTATGGGATGACCAAGAAAAATGGCCAAAGGGTATGACTGTCAATGGTATGTTGAATGTTGAAGGAGAAAAAATGTCAAAATCCAAAGGCAATTTCATCATCTTAAAAGATGCCATTAAAAAGTATGGGGCAGATACAGTAAGGATAACTCTTATGGATTGTGGTGAAGGGATGAATGATATAAATTGGACAGATAATGATGCAATGGCATGGAAAAACAAACTATCTATAATTTCAAATATGGTTGAAAAGAACTATAACAAGGGGGAAGTTAGAATAGAAAATAGCATGGATTTATGGTTGATCTCAAGATTAAACTTAAATATTAAAAAGGTTACTGATGAATTGGAAGAAGCAAAAAACAGATCTGCCACAACAATAATTCATCAAATGATAAGCGATTTCAACTGGTATTTGAGAAGAGTGGAAAATGGAAAGATTGACACAGTTAACTATTATCTTGAATGTATGTTAAAAATACTCAGTATTTTCTCACCATTCATCTGTGAAGAATTGTGGAGCAGGATTGGAAAGAAAACAATTATATCAAAAGAAAAATGGCCTACATATTATGAGAGTAAGATAAACAAGGAAGTTATACAACTTGAGGAATATTTCATGAAATTGGTTGATGATGTTAAAGAGGTTGTTAAATTATCTGGAAAAAATGAAAAATTATTCATATATGTGGTTTCGGAAAAAGAATTAAATCATTTAAAAAATGGTAAAAAATTCTTGAAGGATGAGTTTGGTTTCAAGGAAGTAGAGGTTTATATGATAAGTGACAGTAAAAAATATGATCCGGAAGGAAAATCAAAAAGAGCTAAGTTTGGTAAACCTGGGATATATGTTGAATGA
- the rpl40e gene encoding 50S ribosomal protein L40e (contains a zinc-finger motif), with product MVRKIFPEAMNRIFNRVFVCKKCKSKLKADFTKIKSGKVKCRKCGSRALRPKRKEKKV from the coding sequence ATGGTCAGAAAAATATTCCCAGAGGCTATGAATAGAATATTCAATAGAGTTTTTGTTTGCAAAAAGTGTAAAAGCAAATTAAAGGCAGATTTTACAAAGATAAAATCAGGGAAGGTCAAGTGCAGGAAGTGCGGTTCAAGAGCTTTGAGACCCAAGAGAAAGGAGAAGAAGGTATAG
- a CDS encoding OB-fold nucleic acid binding domain-containing protein — MKIKELKLGMNEVSLKAKVNEVSEPRSVKTRMGYQTQVATAILEDDSGKIPLTLWGSQIEGVNEGDTIQIKGGYVSEFKGELQLNVPRKGELKKV; from the coding sequence ATGAAAATAAAGGAATTAAAATTGGGGATGAATGAGGTTTCCTTGAAAGCCAAGGTTAATGAGGTTTCTGAGCCCAGATCTGTTAAAACCAGGATGGGTTATCAGACTCAGGTTGCTACCGCTATTCTTGAAGACGATAGTGGAAAAATTCCTTTGACTTTGTGGGGAAGCCAAATAGAAGGAGTAAATGAGGGAGATACCATACAAATAAAGGGTGGTTATGTCTCAGAATTCAAAGGGGAGTTGCAGTTAAATGTCCCAAGGAAGGGGGAATTGAAGAAGGTTTGA
- a CDS encoding TRAM domain-containing protein — MEKRFGKPRFGGGRNFSDRRGGFRERRGGGGNFPKPVNEGEEYDVEISEVGTKGDGIARVKNFVIFVAGAKQGQKCRIKIKMVRPKFAVGEIIEKDVELKEPKAKVEEDMEIEEEEIEDIDLE, encoded by the coding sequence ATGGAAAAAAGATTTGGAAAACCACGATTTGGTGGTGGAAGAAACTTCTCTGATAGAAGGGGAGGTTTTAGAGAAAGAAGAGGAGGGGGAGGTAACTTCCCAAAACCTGTAAATGAAGGCGAAGAATACGATGTGGAAATAAGTGAAGTTGGGACAAAAGGTGACGGGATAGCTAGGGTTAAAAACTTTGTCATCTTTGTTGCCGGAGCCAAGCAGGGACAGAAGTGCAGGATAAAAATAAAGATGGTGAGACCTAAGTTTGCCGTAGGTGAAATTATTGAAAAGGATGTTGAATTAAAAGAACCTAAGGCTAAGGTCGAGGAAGATATGGAAATTGAAGAAGAGGAAATAGAAGATATAGATTTGGAGTAG
- a CDS encoding AAA family ATPase, whose translation MCVSPDTPVFLNNRGVTQIGDIFNMGHEKTCIENRTAVKIKEPIKIFSVNNELNIEPDEIEYVIEVPVKSYYKVGIENGSELKVSENQPFLTIDSNGNIFWKKSSELKIGDFVAAAKRIRMDGVPQNIDWYNKLNGEFTYVFENNKIVKLKDFKGNLENVKVGFARNKSNINKIKPIILPLKSTKNLLGFLGLMFSEGSINDSEISIANKDEKIRERAKEYFVEIFGFDEKNVYYDEEKIKVYSYILAEFLEKCCGLPQGKKPDNIHLPFWIFKCSREEIIEFLRMYFEGDGSVGWNQYGVPTFKYYSKNKNFLLGIQFLLLRLDISSKIIKWKTKRNELWALYIDNSKSRELFFKLISPKKCKERLKSYYNSKSKEDPNWLPINGLLKKIKEIENIKYGKDIPENSIEPYLSGRKILTFRQAKKILDLLSPLVKTSYGLELIKKARRMIDSDVAWKKVTAVELINQPFTLYDLTVKKNSNFLVGDSLLFLHNSMWYGKSEENLRKIFEEAEKNAPSIIFIDEVDSIAPKREEVTGEVERRVVSTLLTQMDGLKKRGKVIVIAATNRENSIDPALRRPGRFDREIEIGVPDKKGRKEILQIHTRHMPLSKDVNLDELAEITYGYVGADLEALAKEAAMYALRRILPEIKWKEEGQLPEDVLEKLIVTNEDFQNALKIVEPSGMREVLIEVPNVRWEDIGGLEEVKQELQEAIEWPLKSPEMFERLGITPPKGVLLYGPPGCGKTLLAKAVATESNANFISVKGPEIFSKWVGESEKRIRELFRRAKQVSPSIIFFDEIDSLVPKRGTSIGEDVSEKVVSQMLTELSGLEDLHNVVVIAATNRPDMLDPALLRPGRFDRKILVPGPDEKARLKILEIKTKKMPLKDVDLKKLAKDTEGFSGADLEALVREAAMHALRKNKKTKNVTGKDFEEAMKSIKPSLNKDVMRFYQQFDERTRKKLTSFDESEELKYVG comes from the coding sequence ATGTGCGTTTCTCCTGACACACCAGTCTTCTTAAATAATAGAGGAGTTACACAAATAGGGGATATTTTTAATATGGGGCATGAAAAAACGTGTATCGAGAATAGAACCGCAGTAAAAATAAAGGAGCCCATCAAAATTTTCTCTGTAAATAATGAGTTAAACATAGAACCTGATGAAATAGAGTATGTTATTGAGGTCCCAGTAAAAAGTTATTATAAAGTTGGGATAGAGAACGGATCTGAATTGAAGGTTTCTGAAAATCAACCATTTCTTACTATTGATAGTAATGGAAATATTTTTTGGAAGAAGTCTTCAGAATTAAAAATTGGGGATTTTGTAGCAGCTGCAAAGAGAATTAGAATGGATGGAGTTCCCCAAAATATTGATTGGTACAATAAATTAAATGGAGAATTTACATATGTTTTTGAGAATAATAAAATTGTAAAATTAAAGGATTTCAAAGGAAATCTAGAAAATGTCAAAGTTGGTTTTGCTAGGAACAAAAGTAATATAAATAAAATTAAACCGATAATTTTACCATTAAAAAGTACCAAAAATCTCCTTGGGTTCCTTGGACTAATGTTTTCGGAAGGTAGTATAAACGATAGTGAGATTTCAATAGCAAATAAGGATGAAAAAATAAGAGAAAGAGCAAAAGAATATTTTGTAGAAATCTTTGGCTTTGATGAAAAGAACGTATATTATGATGAAGAGAAGATAAAAGTTTACTCTTATATCTTAGCAGAATTTTTGGAGAAGTGTTGTGGGTTGCCCCAAGGTAAAAAACCAGATAATATACACCTACCATTTTGGATTTTCAAATGTAGTAGGGAGGAAATAATAGAGTTTCTTAGGATGTACTTTGAGGGAGACGGGAGTGTTGGATGGAATCAATATGGAGTACCAACTTTCAAATATTATTCAAAGAACAAAAACTTCTTATTGGGAATTCAATTTTTGCTGTTGAGGCTTGATATTTCAAGCAAAATTATCAAATGGAAAACAAAGAGAAATGAACTTTGGGCTTTGTACATCGATAACTCTAAATCCAGAGAGTTGTTTTTCAAATTAATTTCACCCAAAAAATGTAAAGAAAGATTAAAATCATATTATAATAGTAAAAGTAAAGAGGATCCAAATTGGTTACCAATTAATGGTCTATTGAAAAAAATAAAAGAAATAGAAAATATTAAATATGGAAAGGATATACCAGAAAATTCGATTGAACCTTATTTGTCAGGCAGAAAAATTTTAACTTTCAGACAGGCAAAAAAGATATTGGATTTGTTGTCACCTTTGGTTAAAACAAGTTATGGTTTGGAATTGATTAAAAAAGCAAGGAGGATGATTGATTCAGATGTTGCATGGAAAAAAGTAACTGCTGTCGAATTGATAAACCAACCCTTTACCTTGTATGATTTAACTGTGAAGAAGAATTCAAACTTCTTGGTTGGAGATTCTCTATTATTTTTACACAACAGCATGTGGTACGGCAAAAGCGAGGAAAATTTGAGGAAGATATTCGAGGAAGCCGAGAAAAACGCCCCTTCAATAATTTTCATAGATGAGGTGGATTCAATAGCCCCAAAGAGGGAAGAAGTGACTGGTGAGGTTGAAAGAAGGGTTGTGTCAACTTTATTGACACAGATGGATGGATTGAAAAAGAGGGGTAAAGTAATAGTCATAGCCGCCACTAACAGGGAAAATTCAATAGACCCAGCACTCAGAAGACCTGGGAGGTTTGACAGAGAGATAGAGATAGGTGTGCCAGACAAGAAGGGAAGGAAAGAGATACTCCAAATCCACACAAGGCACATGCCCCTTTCAAAGGATGTTAACCTGGATGAATTGGCAGAGATAACCTATGGTTATGTTGGTGCTGACTTGGAAGCATTGGCAAAGGAAGCTGCTATGTATGCCCTAAGAAGGATACTTCCAGAAATAAAGTGGAAGGAGGAAGGCCAATTACCAGAGGATGTCCTTGAAAAGTTGATAGTCACAAATGAGGACTTCCAAAATGCATTGAAAATAGTGGAACCATCCGGAATGAGAGAGGTTCTTATAGAAGTGCCAAATGTGAGATGGGAAGATATAGGTGGTCTGGAAGAGGTTAAACAAGAACTTCAGGAAGCAATAGAATGGCCACTTAAAAGTCCGGAAATGTTTGAAAGGCTTGGAATTACACCCCCAAAAGGTGTGTTACTATATGGACCACCTGGTTGTGGAAAGACTTTATTAGCAAAAGCCGTAGCCACTGAATCCAATGCAAACTTTATCTCAGTAAAAGGTCCAGAAATATTTTCCAAATGGGTTGGTGAATCTGAGAAAAGAATAAGGGAATTATTCAGGAGGGCTAAGCAGGTCAGCCCCAGTATAATATTCTTTGATGAGATTGATTCTCTAGTACCAAAGAGGGGTACAAGCATAGGTGAGGATGTCAGTGAGAAGGTTGTATCCCAGATGCTTACAGAACTTTCTGGTCTTGAGGACCTACACAATGTTGTTGTAATAGCAGCCACTAATAGGCCGGATATGCTTGATCCAGCCCTTTTAAGGCCAGGAAGGTTTGATAGAAAGATATTAGTTCCAGGCCCAGATGAAAAGGCCAGGCTGAAAATCTTGGAAATTAAAACAAAGAAGATGCCATTGAAGGATGTGGACCTGAAGAAATTGGCCAAGGACACAGAAGGTTTTTCGGGTGCCGATCTTGAGGCTTTGGTGAGGGAAGCAGCCATGCACGCCCTAAGGAAGAATAAAAAAACCAAAAATGTGACTGGCAAGGACTTTGAGGAGGCTATGAAATCAATAAAACCGAGCTTGAATAAGGATGTGATGAGGTTCTATCAGCAGTTTGATGAAAGAACTAGGAAAAAATTGACATCATTTGATGAATCAGAAGAGCTTAAATATGTTGGCTGA
- a CDS encoding 50S ribosomal protein L34e: MVRRMLRSRSFKKTQKKVPGGRTVIHYRRGKTNPARCGNCGRELKGVPRLRASEMRKLAKTERRPERPYGGVLCSECMREVFRKKVRVG, from the coding sequence ATGGTCAGAAGGATGTTAAGATCAAGGAGCTTCAAAAAAACCCAAAAAAAGGTACCAGGTGGTAGGACAGTAATACATTATAGGAGAGGTAAAACAAACCCAGCTAGATGCGGGAATTGCGGAAGGGAACTAAAGGGTGTTCCGAGGTTAAGGGCATCTGAAATGAGAAAATTAGCAAAAACTGAAAGGAGACCTGAAAGACCTTATGGGGGAGTTCTTTGTTCTGAATGTATGAGGGAAGTTTTTAGGAAGAAGGTTAGGGTTGGTTAG
- a CDS encoding EMC3/TMCO1 family protein yields the protein MSFNPAISIFFISTIVSIFLTFINKKTMGKTNVKELKDKMNKLKKEMSEAQKKKDTDKLQKKMDEMMELNSKYMKVMMKPMLISLGISMLIVILIFPIMKEAYNSKVVLVVPRIIPLIGGKGLTWIWWYVICSIAVGLVLRKIMGV from the coding sequence ATGTCATTTAACCCCGCAATAAGCATATTTTTTATTTCAACGATAGTTAGCATATTTTTAACCTTTATAAACAAGAAAACAATGGGAAAAACCAATGTCAAGGAATTAAAAGATAAGATGAACAAATTAAAGAAGGAGATGTCAGAGGCCCAGAAGAAAAAGGATACGGACAAACTCCAAAAAAAGATGGATGAGATGATGGAACTAAATTCAAAATACATGAAAGTTATGATGAAACCTATGCTCATATCATTAGGTATTTCAATGTTGATAGTCATATTAATATTTCCAATCATGAAGGAGGCCTACAACTCAAAAGTTGTATTGGTTGTGCCAAGAATCATACCACTAATAGGTGGGAAGGGTTTGACATGGATTTGGTGGTATGTGATCTGCTCCATTGCAGTTGGTTTAGTTTTAAGAAAGATAATGGGTGTTTGA
- the secY gene encoding preprotein translocase subunit SecY: MAKFDITKLAKFLPTVERPVYKLSLNKKLMWTGIALAIYFLLSSQLFGRVYGLSPEIAPQLQSLAILFGSSFGTLMTVGISPLVNSSIILQLLVGAKIINWDMNEEEDKKKHEVAQKLLSIIFCFLMSIAFVIGGAVKPVNYQFSTILIVVLQLSLGGLIVMFLDEIVSKYGVGSGISLFIAAGVIDTIVIGLFSPCVAGSVKCILPSGNEVPVGRVWATLIYLVNGNFKEMIIPLLPILTTLLVFFIIVYAQGIAVEIPLSFSAVRGFGRRWELKLFYTSNIPVILTAALISMLTLLGTIVARPTLSDPSTKCGLFGCFSETNQGTQPTKGLVYYISSPRNLLGDIVTGQIVGSEVIRAFTYLVFMVVACILFSVFWVSTSGMDAESIADQLDSIGMQIPGYRRDPAIIKKVLNKYIPPLAVLGGAAIGLLAAFADFTGALGTGTGILLTVTIIYQFYEQIKNERVEEAHPIIRKILEV; this comes from the coding sequence ATGGCAAAATTTGATATAACAAAATTAGCAAAATTTTTGCCAACAGTAGAAAGGCCAGTTTACAAATTATCACTGAACAAAAAGTTAATGTGGACTGGAATTGCACTAGCAATATATTTCCTATTGTCTTCCCAGTTGTTTGGTAGGGTTTACGGCCTATCACCAGAAATAGCACCCCAGCTTCAGAGTTTGGCAATACTTTTTGGATCATCTTTTGGGACACTTATGACAGTAGGTATCTCCCCATTGGTTAACTCTTCTATTATATTACAGTTATTGGTGGGGGCAAAAATCATAAACTGGGATATGAATGAGGAAGAGGATAAAAAAAAGCATGAAGTTGCCCAGAAGTTGCTTTCAATAATATTCTGTTTTTTGATGTCCATAGCATTTGTCATAGGAGGAGCCGTAAAACCAGTAAACTATCAATTCTCTACAATACTTATCGTGGTACTTCAGCTTAGTTTAGGTGGACTTATAGTCATGTTTTTGGATGAGATTGTCAGCAAGTATGGGGTTGGATCTGGTATAAGTTTATTTATAGCAGCCGGTGTTATAGACACAATTGTAATCGGGCTTTTCAGTCCCTGCGTGGCAGGAAGTGTTAAATGTATTCTCCCTTCAGGGAACGAAGTTCCTGTTGGGAGGGTTTGGGCAACTTTAATATACCTTGTTAATGGTAATTTCAAAGAAATGATAATACCACTCTTGCCAATATTGACAACACTCCTCGTATTCTTTATAATAGTTTATGCCCAAGGAATAGCTGTTGAGATACCATTGTCATTTTCTGCAGTAAGGGGTTTTGGAAGAAGATGGGAATTAAAATTATTTTATACAAGCAATATACCGGTTATTTTAACCGCGGCCCTTATTTCCATGTTAACTCTTTTGGGAACTATAGTAGCTAGACCAACTTTGTCTGATCCAAGTACAAAATGCGGTCTGTTTGGTTGTTTTTCAGAAACTAACCAGGGAACTCAGCCAACAAAAGGGTTGGTTTACTATATTTCTTCACCCAGAAACCTTTTGGGTGATATTGTAACAGGTCAGATAGTGGGTTCTGAAGTAATAAGAGCCTTCACCTATTTGGTTTTCATGGTTGTTGCATGCATATTATTCTCGGTGTTCTGGGTTAGCACATCTGGTATGGATGCCGAAAGCATAGCAGATCAGTTAGATTCAATAGGAATGCAAATACCTGGTTATAGGAGAGATCCAGCAATAATAAAGAAAGTACTTAACAAATATATACCACCCTTGGCGGTTCTAGGTGGTGCCGCGATAGGACTATTGGCAGCATTTGCCGATTTTACCGGAGCACTGGGTACAGGAACTGGTATATTGTTAACTGTGACAATCATATATCAATTTTATGAGCAAATTAAGAATGAAAGAGTGGAAGAGGCCCATCCAATAATAAGGAAGATACTGGAGGTCTGA
- a CDS encoding uL15m family ribosomal protein has product MVVKRKKKSLKKLGHRTRGYGSQKKHRGGGSRGGRGMAGLHKHKVMRMVKYMPDHFGKDGFKRPKAVSSRYKVINIKQLESMLDKLLSEKKIQKEKDTYIVKLDEIGYDKLLGTGKLNHKLIVEAKSFSESARNKIEELGGKAIMV; this is encoded by the coding sequence ATGGTAGTTAAAAGAAAGAAAAAATCCTTGAAGAAACTTGGCCACAGGACAAGAGGATATGGAAGTCAGAAAAAGCATCGTGGGGGTGGGAGTAGAGGGGGTAGAGGAATGGCCGGCCTTCACAAGCATAAAGTTATGAGAATGGTAAAATACATGCCTGATCATTTTGGAAAGGATGGTTTCAAGAGACCAAAAGCTGTTTCATCAAGATACAAGGTTATAAACATCAAGCAATTGGAATCGATGTTAGATAAACTTCTTTCGGAAAAAAAGATCCAAAAGGAGAAGGACACTTATATAGTCAAGTTGGATGAAATTGGTTATGACAAATTGTTAGGCACGGGGAAGCTTAATCATAAATTAATTGTTGAAGCAAAATCTTTTTCTGAATCTGCGAGAAATAAAATAGAAGAGCTAGGTGGGAAAGCAATAATGGTTTGA